Proteins from a genomic interval of Hydrogenophaga sp. PAMC20947:
- a CDS encoding TRAP transporter substrate-binding protein produces the protein MNFMNRRGTLMALGLAASSLFGGAAMAQEVVTLRLHQFLPGQATIPAKAIAPWAKKVETESGGKIKIQMYNTMQLGGTPPQLFDQARDGVVDLTWTVLGYTPGRFSKTEVFELPFITTTGEASSRAIQEYVETYAADEFKSVKLIAVHTHGPGLFHTKNPITKLEDLKGMKIRGGSRIINNMLTELGATPVGMPVTAVTEALSKGVLDGTTIPWEVVPAVKVQEIVKNHTTFAGNHGLYNSTFAFSMNRAAYDKLPADLKKVIDNNSGIETAAMFGRAMDEGDKVGRGLAEKAGNNIVALDAAETQRWRKTAADVETMWVDEVKAKGIDGAKLATAARALIVKYSK, from the coding sequence ATGAATTTCATGAATAGACGCGGGACCTTGATGGCCTTGGGGCTGGCCGCCAGCAGCTTGTTCGGTGGTGCGGCCATGGCGCAAGAAGTGGTGACGCTGCGGCTGCACCAGTTCCTGCCTGGGCAGGCCACCATTCCGGCCAAGGCCATCGCGCCGTGGGCCAAAAAGGTGGAAACAGAATCGGGTGGCAAGATCAAGATCCAGATGTACAACACCATGCAGCTGGGGGGCACACCGCCGCAGTTGTTTGACCAGGCACGCGACGGCGTGGTGGATCTGACCTGGACCGTGCTGGGCTACACCCCAGGGCGATTCTCCAAGACCGAAGTGTTTGAATTGCCTTTCATCACGACCACTGGCGAAGCCTCGTCGCGAGCGATCCAGGAGTACGTGGAAACCTATGCCGCTGACGAGTTCAAGAGCGTCAAGCTGATCGCGGTCCATACCCATGGACCTGGGCTGTTCCACACCAAGAACCCGATCACCAAACTGGAAGACCTCAAGGGCATGAAGATTCGCGGCGGCTCGCGCATCATCAACAACATGCTGACCGAATTGGGGGCCACGCCCGTGGGCATGCCGGTCACTGCGGTGACCGAGGCCTTGTCCAAAGGAGTGCTGGATGGCACGACGATCCCTTGGGAAGTGGTGCCTGCGGTGAAGGTGCAGGAAATCGTGAAGAACCACACCACCTTTGCGGGCAATCACGGGCTGTACAACTCGACCTTTGCGTTTTCCATGAACCGGGCTGCTTACGACAAGCTGCCAGCCGATCTGAAGAAGGTGATCGACAACAATTCCGGCATCGAGACCGCGGCCATGTTCGGTCGTGCGATGGACGAAGGCGACAAGGTCGGACGCGGACTGGCTGAAAAGGCCGGCAACAACATCGTTGCGTTGGACGCTGCGGAAACCCAACGCTGGCGCAAGACTGCGGCCGACGTGGAAACGATGTGGGTGGATGAGGTGAAAGCCAAAGGCATCGATGGCGCCAAGCTGGCCACGGCCGCGCGTGCGCTGATCGTCAAGTACAGCAAGTAA
- a CDS encoding TRAP transporter small permease, producing the protein MIDLIYRSARWAAWIGGVVLVALMLMVVASVTGRALIGIGLGPVPGDFELVEVGVGIAIFFFMPWCYLRGGHATVDLLYMHTPKWAQNAIDLVSDLLMLGVWLIMTWMLFQGMLEKKEYTETTFILQMPVWWAYALCLVGAVMGCLAYLAKTLTRLGLASEPAGWSIETNAGH; encoded by the coding sequence ATGATTGATTTGATATACCGTTCGGCCCGCTGGGCCGCGTGGATCGGTGGTGTGGTGCTGGTGGCGCTGATGTTGATGGTGGTGGCCAGCGTGACGGGTCGGGCATTGATCGGCATTGGCCTGGGGCCCGTGCCCGGCGACTTCGAGCTGGTGGAAGTGGGCGTGGGCATCGCCATCTTCTTCTTCATGCCCTGGTGTTACCTGCGCGGTGGACACGCCACGGTGGATCTGCTCTACATGCACACCCCGAAATGGGCTCAAAACGCCATCGACCTGGTCAGCGATCTGCTGATGCTGGGCGTGTGGCTGATCATGACCTGGATGCTCTTTCAAGGCATGCTGGAAAAGAAGGAGTACACGGAGACCACCTTCATCTTGCAGATGCCTGTCTGGTGGGCTTACGCCTTGTGTCTGGTGGGTGCTGTGATGGGCTGCCTGGCTTACTTGGCCAAGACCTTGACGCGGCTG